The genomic DNA TTTTCAAACGTTGTCTTTGGAGGAACATTTGGCACATCTCCGACCTCTTCATCGTAAATGTAGCCGCAGGGTTTGCATTTGTACTTTGCCATACATTCTCATTGTTCTGAGGATTGGTAAACCTTGAGATTGTTACATTTTTTGATTTTATGCAAAAAACGCGAATCGCATGCCTGCGGCCTGCTCACCGCTT from Methanorbis rubei includes the following:
- a CDS encoding rubredoxin; the protein is MAKYKCKPCGYIYDEEVGDVPNVPPKTTFEKIPDTWECPVCGAGKESFVQVE